The sequence TCCGCCACGGCCGCACGTGAATCACCGCCGGACGATGCCGACGGGCTGGTGAGGCGCGGCCACTAGCAATGCGCCCACGCGATTGCAAGCGTGCTTCCGGAAAAGCGGATCAGCCGCCCAGTTCGCTGGCGAAGCTCAGCTCGACCACGCGGGCATTGGGCGGCACGTCGAGCTTGGCCGAATTGAAGTCGATCGCACCCTTCGGGCCGAGATTGCGCGACTGTGGCGTGATCCGCCACGAATAGACCAGCCGGTCCTGCTGGTCGCGCAGTTCGACGCGGATATCGGGGACATGCTGCTTGTCGCCGGTCGGGTTCACGACCTTGCCCGATACCGCGAACAGCTCGCTGCCGCTCGGCATGGTCCGCAACTCGACATTCTTGTCGGTGAAGCGCAGCGGCGTCTCCGCCTCGCGGCCTATGCCCAGGCCGAGCTGAGCGGCGATGCCCGGCGCGCCCGAATAGAGGATCGCGCCGGTGCCGAGCAGCATCGAGAAGCCGGCGACGACCGCGGCGGCGGTCCAGCGCTTGGCCGGATTGCGGCGTGGCTTGAACGGCGGTTCGGGCGCGAAGGGATCATATTCGGGGGCCGGAGCGGCGGCGCTGTGCACCGATGCATCCTCGAAAGTTCGCGCGGGCTCTTGCTCGCGGCGGGGCGCGCGCGGCGGCGAGGCGATGGGAGCGCCATCGCCGGGCGAAGCGCGCGTCGCCAGATCGAGCACCACCGGCGCCTGAAACCAGCTATGCTTGCAGCTCGCGCAGCGCACCGTGCGTCCGTCGGCGCCGATGGCGCTGTCGGGGACAAGATACCGCGTCCGGCACTGGCTGCATTCGAGGATCATCTAAGCCGTCTCACCCGTCCGGCTGCCCACCGGCCGGCACGGATGCGATTCTAGACGCTTCGAATCGGGCCTACAAGAGTCGCGCCCGCCTTGAGCAAGACAATCCTGTGTGCAATGGCTGGGGCATGGCCAGCATCGTGCAATTCGAGAATGTCGGACTGCGCTATGGCACGGGCGCGGAGACGCTGTCGGACATCAGCTTCTCGCTCAATTCGGGCGCCTTCTATTTCCTCACCGGTCCTTCCGGCGCCGGCAAGACCTCGCTGCTCAAGATGCTGTATCTCGCCAGGCGCCCGACGCGCGGGGTGATCCGGCTGTTCGGCGAGGACGCCGGGGCGCTTCCCAGAGCAAGGCTTCCGGGATTCCGCCGCCGCATCGGCGTGGTGTTCCAGGACTTCCGGCTGGTCCCGCATCTCTCGGCGTATGACAATATCGCGCTGCCGCTGCGCGTCGCCGGCGTCCACGAAAGCGATATCGAGGCGCCGGTGCGCGAGATGCTCGCCTGGGTCGGGCTCAACGACCGCGGCAAGGCCAGGCCGCCGACGCTGTCGGGCGGCGAGCAGCAGCGGATCGCCATCGCCCGCGCGGTGATCGGCCGCCCCGAGATTCTCGTCGCCGACGAGCCGACCGGCAATGTCGATCCCGACATGGCCGAGCGGCTGCTGCATCTGTTCGATTCCCTGAACCGGCTCGGCACCACCGTCGTCGTCGCCACGCACGACTTCCATTTGCTCAACCGCATCCCCAACGCGCATATGATGCGGCTGGAAAAGGGGCGGCTCAACGATCCGACCGGCGCGCTGCGCAATCCGCCGGGCGAGCGGTAAGCATGCGCTTCAGCCTCAATCCCAATGCGCCCGACCGGCGCCTGCTCGACGAGAGCCGCCGCACCCGCGCGATGACGTGGATCATGGCGATCATGCTGTTCCTGACGGTGCTGGCGGGTGCACTGGGCCTCGGCATGTTCGCCGCCACCGCGCAGCTCGACCGCCAGCTCGCCGGGCGGCTGACCGTCCAGATCGTCGAGCCCAATGCCCAGCTGCGCGACCAGCAGGCCGCCGCGATGGTCGCGACGCTGGCCCGGATACCCGGTGTGACGCGCGCCAGCGAAGCGGACCGCGCTCGCCTGGCCGAACTCCTCAAGCCATGGCTCGGCGATGCCGGGCTCGATCCCGATCTGCCGATGCCGGCGATGATCGATGTCGAGATGCGCGGCGGCGACATCGGCGCCGTCGAACGGGCGGCGCGCGCGATCGCGCCCGGCGCGCGGATCGATCGTCACGCCCAGTGGCTGGCGCCGGTGCGCAGCTTCATGTCGACGATGAGCTGGCTCGCGGTCGGGTTGATGCTGCTGATCGCCACCGCCACCGCCGCGGTGGTCCTGCTTGCCGCGCGCTCGGGGCTCGATACCCACCGCGATACCATCGACGTGCTGCACATGCTGGGCTCGACCGACCTGCAGATCGCGCGGCTGTTCCAGCGCCGCATCGCCTTCGACACCTTGCTTGGCGGCCTGCTCGGCAGCGTGGCGGCGATGGGCTTGGTGTGGTTCCTGCAGTCGCGGATCGGCACCCTCGGCTCGGAGATGCTGAGCGGCGTCGCGCTCCAGCAGCGTGACTGGCTGCTGTTGCTGCTTCTGCCGATCGGCTTCGCGCTGCTCGCCACCCTCGCCGCGCGCGCCGCGGTGCTTCGGGCGCTGGGCAAGACGCTGTGATCTGGCGGATCATCGTCCTGCTGCTGATCGCCTGGGCGCTCGGCTTCGCCGCGTTCATGCTGTCGCTCGGCAAGCCGCTCGACGGGCGCAAGACCGATGCCATCGTCGTGCTGACCGGCGGCTCCGGAAGGATCGACCGCGGATTGCAGGCGCTGCGCGCTGGAGATGCCAAACGCATGCTGGTCAGCGGCGTCGATCCCGATGTCCGCCCCGGCGAGTTCGCAGCGCAGTACAAGATCGACCGCAAGCTCTTCGCCGATGCGATCGATCTGGGCTGGCAGGCGGTCGATACCCGCTCGAATGCCGATGAGACGCGCAAATGGGTCGAGCGTCATAAATATAGGAGCGTGCGGCTGGTGACGTCGGACTGGCACATGCCCCGCGCCCGGCTTGAGCTCTCGCACCAGCTTCCCGGCGTCGAAGTGGTGGGCGATGCCGTGCCCAGCCATCCCGGCTTCGGCATGTTGTTCCGCGAATATCACAAATATCTGGTGCGCCGCGTCGCGCTGCTGCTCGGCGCGGGCTGATGCTGCTCCTGCGCAATATCGTGTTCGCCCTGGTCTTTTATGGCCTGTCGGTGCCGATCGTGCTGTTCGTGCCGTTCGCCGGGCTGTTCGGCGCGGACGCCCTGCGCGGCTATTGCAACGGCTGGGCGGCGTTCATGGGTTGGTGCGCGCGCTGGATCCTTGGGATCGAGGTGCGGATCGAAGGCGCGATCCCGGCGGGCCCGGTGTTCTTCGCCGCCAGGCATGAGAGCAATTTCGAGGCGATCGACCTGACCCGCCGCCTCGGTGCCCCCGCCCCCGTGCTCAAGCGCGAGCTGACCCGGATTCCGATCTGGGGCTGGGCGGCGCAGCGCTACGGCGGGATCGTCGCCGATCGCACCGCCAGCGCCGCCGCGCTGCGATCGATGATGAAGGACGCGCAGGCCGCCAGGGCCGAAGGGCGCTCGGTGCTGATCTTCCCTGAAGGCACCCGCACCCTGCCCGGCGAGCGCCCCGAGCTGCGCTCCGGCTTTGCCGGGCTCTATCGTATCCTCGGCCTGCCGGTGGTGCCGGTGGCGGTGAAGAGCGGGCATGTCTGGCCGAAAAAGGGCCTGATGCGCCCCGGCACCATCGTCTATGCGTTCGGCGAGCCGATCCCGCCCGGCCTGCCGCGCCCCGAGATCGAGGCGCGGGTGCACGCGGCGATCAACGCGCTCAACAGCGCTCCTGCGGAAGCAGGAGCCCAGGGCCAATAGCCGATCGCCTGTAATACTGGACTCCTGCTTTCGCAGGAGAACAATCAGTCGTGCGAGCGCCCGAAGTCAGGCGCGGCATCGTCCTGGCCCTGCTCGATGATGCTGCGGCGCACCGCGCGGGTGCGGGTGAACAAGTCGAACAGTTCGTCGCCCTTGCCCCAGCGGATCGCGCGCTGGAGCGCCGACAGATCCTCGGAGAAGCGCTGGAGCATCTCCAACACCCCTTCGCGGTTGGCGAGGAACACGTCGCGCCACATCGTCGGGTCGGACGCGGCGATACGGGTGAAATCGCGAAAGCCGCCCGCCGAATATTTGATCACTTCGGACTGGGTGACTTCCTCCAGGTCCGATGCGGTGCCGACGATCGTATAGGCGATCAGGTGCGGCAAATGGCTGGTGATCGCCAGCACCCGGTCGTGATGCCCCGGCGCCATCGTCTCGACATCGGCGCCCAGCCGCCGCCAGAATTCGGCGACGCGCTCGGTGGCCGGCGCGTCGGTGCCTTCAGGCGGGGTGACGATGCACCAGCGCCCGTGAAACAAAGAGGCGAACCCCGCCTCGGGCCCGCTATTCTCGGTTCCCGCGACCGGGTGCGCCGGTACGAACACCGCGTCCGGCAGCGCCGCGCGCACCGCCGCGACCACGCTTTCCTTGCACGACCCGACATCGCTGACGATCGCATCGCCGGGCAGATCCGTGGCGATCGCCGCCGCCGCCTCGCCCATCGCTCCGACTGGCACGCACAGAATCACCAGATCGGCATCGATCACCGCGGCGCCCGGTGTATCGGTCACATCGTCGCACAACCCGATCCGCGCTGCCGTCTCGCGCACCGCCGGATCGGCATCGTGCCCGGTCACGCGCACGCTCGGCATATGCTGCCTGATCCCGCGCGCGATCGACGAGCCGATCAGGCCCAGTCCGATGATCGTGACGCGAGAAAATGGCAGCATCAGGCGCCCACGATCTCGCGAAGCGCGGCGGCGAGGCCCTGGATTTCCTCCTCAGTGCCGATGGTGATGCGCAACCCGTGCGGCAGGCCCTGCCCGGGTAGCCAGCGGACGATATAGCCCGCCTCCATCAACGCCTTGTACGCGGTCTCGGCATCCACTTCGCCTTCGAACAGGACGAGCTGGAAATTGGCCTTGGAGGGCACCGCGCGCAGGCCCTTGTTGCCCATGCTCTCGATCTGCTCGGCGAACCACGCCCGCCATTGGCGGTTGTGCGCATAGCTATGCTCGACGAAATCCGTGGCGCCCAGCGCCGCGATCGCCGCCCGGCTCGCCCCGATCCCGAAGGCGAAGGGCGCGCGGATGCGGTGCATCGCCGCGATCACATCCGGATGGCCATAGCCCCAGCCGACCCGCTCCGACGCCAGCCCGAAGATCTTCGAGAAGGTCCGCGTCACCAGCACATTGGGCTGGGTACGCGCGAGATCGAGCCCGCCGTCATCATCCTCCGGATCGAGATATTCGGTATAGGCTTGGTCGATCACCAGCAGCACATGGCTTGGCAGCCCGGCATGCAGCCGTGCGATTTCCGCCTTCGGTGTGTAGGTGCCGGTCGGGTTGTTCGGATTGGCGATGAACACCAGCCGCGTCCGCTCGGTCACCAGCGCGAGGATCGCATCGACGTCGGTCGCATAATCCTTGTCTGGCGCCACCACCGGCGTCGCCCCGACGCGCCGCGCGGCGATGTCATAGACCGCGAAGCCGTAGCGAACGTAGATCACCTCGTCGCCCGGCCCGGCATAGGCGCCCGCCGCCAGATGCAGCACCTCGTCCGAACCGGTGCCGTAGATGATTCGCGCCGCATCGAGATCGTAATGCGCGGCCAGCGCCTCGCGCAGATCATGGGCGCTGGCGTCGGGATAGCGCTCAAGCACTTCCGCCGCCCCGGCATAGGCCGCGCGTGCCACCTCGGGCGTGCCGAACGGGTTCTCGTTCGAGGAGAGCTTGGCGGCCTTTTTGCCCGAATCGGTTGTTGCGCGGCCGGGGATGTAGGGCGCTATGGCCATTACCCAGGGCTTGGGGACAGGTGCGTTCATGATCGCGCGGCTTGGCCGAACGGTTACCGGATGGCAAGGGTCGCACGCTAAGGCTGATCCCGGGCAAGGGATCGAGGAGGGGCAATGCGGGGCAACGGGATGTTCTGGCGCGCGATGGAAATGGCGCGACGGAGCAATTTGCGCGAAGCGGGTGAAGCCCCGCCCGTGCCGGGAACCGTCGCGTCCAGCCGCCGCGCGCTGCTCAAGGCGATAGCCGCCGGTGGCGCCGCCTCGGCTTTCCCGCGGACGGCCTTTGCCCGCCCCAGATCGCCGGGTCGCGTCGCGATTGTCGGCGGCGGCATCGCCGGCCTCTCGGCGTTGCATCACCTCCGCGAAGCCGGGATCGACGCGCGCGTCTATGAGGGGCGAAATCGTACCGGCGGGCGCATGTTCACCCATAAATCGGGCGATTGGACCTTCGAAGTCGGCGGCCAGCTGGTCAATACCGACCATTATGACATGCAGGGCCTCGCCAGGCGCTTCGGCGTC is a genomic window of Sphingomonas sp. containing:
- a CDS encoding MJ0042-type zinc finger domain-containing protein is translated as MILECSQCRTRYLVPDSAIGADGRTVRCASCKHSWFQAPVVLDLATRASPGDGAPIASPPRAPRREQEPARTFEDASVHSAAAPAPEYDPFAPEPPFKPRRNPAKRWTAAAVVAGFSMLLGTGAILYSGAPGIAAQLGLGIGREAETPLRFTDKNVELRTMPSGSELFAVSGKVVNPTGDKQHVPDIRVELRDQQDRLVYSWRITPQSRNLGPKGAIDFNSAKLDVPPNARVVELSFASELGG
- the ftsE gene encoding cell division ATP-binding protein FtsE, with the translated sequence MASIVQFENVGLRYGTGAETLSDISFSLNSGAFYFLTGPSGAGKTSLLKMLYLARRPTRGVIRLFGEDAGALPRARLPGFRRRIGVVFQDFRLVPHLSAYDNIALPLRVAGVHESDIEAPVREMLAWVGLNDRGKARPPTLSGGEQQRIAIARAVIGRPEILVADEPTGNVDPDMAERLLHLFDSLNRLGTTVVVATHDFHLLNRIPNAHMMRLEKGRLNDPTGALRNPPGER
- a CDS encoding FtsX-like permease family protein; its protein translation is MRFSLNPNAPDRRLLDESRRTRAMTWIMAIMLFLTVLAGALGLGMFAATAQLDRQLAGRLTVQIVEPNAQLRDQQAAAMVATLARIPGVTRASEADRARLAELLKPWLGDAGLDPDLPMPAMIDVEMRGGDIGAVERAARAIAPGARIDRHAQWLAPVRSFMSTMSWLAVGLMLLIATATAAVVLLAARSGLDTHRDTIDVLHMLGSTDLQIARLFQRRIAFDTLLGGLLGSVAAMGLVWFLQSRIGTLGSEMLSGVALQQRDWLLLLLLPIGFALLATLAARAAVLRALGKTL
- a CDS encoding YdcF family protein, with the translated sequence MIWRIIVLLLIAWALGFAAFMLSLGKPLDGRKTDAIVVLTGGSGRIDRGLQALRAGDAKRMLVSGVDPDVRPGEFAAQYKIDRKLFADAIDLGWQAVDTRSNADETRKWVERHKYRSVRLVTSDWHMPRARLELSHQLPGVEVVGDAVPSHPGFGMLFREYHKYLVRRVALLLGAG
- a CDS encoding lysophospholipid acyltransferase family protein; the protein is MLLLRNIVFALVFYGLSVPIVLFVPFAGLFGADALRGYCNGWAAFMGWCARWILGIEVRIEGAIPAGPVFFAARHESNFEAIDLTRRLGAPAPVLKRELTRIPIWGWAAQRYGGIVADRTASAAALRSMMKDAQAARAEGRSVLIFPEGTRTLPGERPELRSGFAGLYRILGLPVVPVAVKSGHVWPKKGLMRPGTIVYAFGEPIPPGLPRPEIEARVHAAINALNSAPAEAGAQGQ
- a CDS encoding prephenate/arogenate dehydrogenase family protein, with the translated sequence MLPFSRVTIIGLGLIGSSIARGIRQHMPSVRVTGHDADPAVRETAARIGLCDDVTDTPGAAVIDADLVILCVPVGAMGEAAAAIATDLPGDAIVSDVGSCKESVVAAVRAALPDAVFVPAHPVAGTENSGPEAGFASLFHGRWCIVTPPEGTDAPATERVAEFWRRLGADVETMAPGHHDRVLAITSHLPHLIAYTIVGTASDLEEVTQSEVIKYSAGGFRDFTRIAASDPTMWRDVFLANREGVLEMLQRFSEDLSALQRAIRWGKGDELFDLFTRTRAVRRSIIEQGQDDAAPDFGRSHD
- the hisC gene encoding histidinol-phosphate transaminase; translation: MNAPVPKPWVMAIAPYIPGRATTDSGKKAAKLSSNENPFGTPEVARAAYAGAAEVLERYPDASAHDLREALAAHYDLDAARIIYGTGSDEVLHLAAGAYAGPGDEVIYVRYGFAVYDIAARRVGATPVVAPDKDYATDVDAILALVTERTRLVFIANPNNPTGTYTPKAEIARLHAGLPSHVLLVIDQAYTEYLDPEDDDGGLDLARTQPNVLVTRTFSKIFGLASERVGWGYGHPDVIAAMHRIRAPFAFGIGASRAAIAALGATDFVEHSYAHNRQWRAWFAEQIESMGNKGLRAVPSKANFQLVLFEGEVDAETAYKALMEAGYIVRWLPGQGLPHGLRITIGTEEEIQGLAAALREIVGA